A window of Methanolobus sediminis contains these coding sequences:
- the engB gene encoding GTP-binding protein EngB: MAKKTDELEGINFEIIFSGRSNVGKSSIMKELTGKNIKIGKRPGVTLKPTHIRYSDLLLTDLPGFGFMSGVKDRKQDIVKDQIVRYIEKNADRINVAVLVIDGASFLEIVQRWEERNEIPIDIEMFELFQELGFDIILAVNKADKIKSDELDATLDQICDKLNMLPPWRQWLDTVAPISAKKGDLKALKSLVRQRLHNEKRDDLFKYF, translated from the coding sequence TGAGATTATTTTTTCCGGAAGATCGAATGTAGGCAAGTCTTCTATCATGAAAGAGCTTACGGGAAAGAACATAAAAATTGGAAAGCGTCCCGGCGTGACACTAAAACCAACTCATATAAGATATTCTGATCTGCTTCTTACCGACCTGCCTGGATTCGGTTTTATGAGCGGTGTGAAAGACCGCAAGCAGGATATTGTTAAGGATCAGATCGTGCGTTATATAGAGAAAAATGCAGACCGGATCAATGTTGCCGTGCTTGTCATTGATGGAGCTTCTTTCCTTGAAATAGTGCAACGCTGGGAAGAGCGTAATGAGATTCCCATTGATATTGAGATGTTCGAACTTTTCCAGGAGTTGGGTTTTGATATTATTCTGGCCGTAAATAAAGCCGATAAGATCAAAAGTGATGAACTTGATGCGACTCTGGACCAGATATGTGATAAACTCAACATGTTGCCTCCGTGGAGACAGTGGCTTGATACTGTTGCTCCGATAAGTGCAAAGAAAGGTGATCTTAAAGCTCTGAAATCACTTGTAAGGCAGAGATTGCATAATGAAAAGAGGGACGACCTGTTCAAGTATTTCTGA
- a CDS encoding TatD family nuclease-associated radical SAM protein: MKDDNKKNTIPMFEGTISYEAFGNLYLNITNQCSAKCIFCIRDECDGVYGYNLRLSREPTEQEIISDLEKHDLSNYKEVVFTGFGEPTCRFDTVLHITKWLNKKGIHVRLDTNGHTALMNPGRNVIAELKAAGLDAVSVSLNAESEEIYNKICKPKYEESYQAVLDFAKEAVKAGIKTRMTVVGQDGIDIDKCEKIATDIGATFRVR; this comes from the coding sequence TTGAAAGATGACAACAAAAAGAATACAATTCCTATGTTTGAGGGCACCATCAGCTATGAAGCATTTGGAAACCTCTATCTTAACATAACTAACCAGTGCAGTGCAAAATGTATATTCTGCATCCGGGATGAATGCGACGGAGTCTATGGTTACAATCTTCGCCTGTCCAGGGAACCCACTGAACAGGAAATAATATCCGACCTCGAAAAACACGACCTCAGCAATTACAAAGAAGTTGTCTTCACAGGTTTTGGCGAACCAACCTGTCGTTTTGATACAGTTCTTCATATAACTAAATGGTTAAACAAAAAAGGAATTCATGTCAGGCTTGACACAAACGGTCATACCGCACTTATGAATCCCGGAAGAAATGTTATAGCAGAGCTCAAAGCAGCTGGCCTTGATGCTGTTTCTGTGAGCCTTAATGCAGAATCAGAAGAGATATACAATAAGATCTGCAAACCCAAGTATGAAGAGTCATATCAGGCAGTTCTTGATTTTGCAAAAGAAGCAGTAAAAGCAGGAATAAAAACCCGTATGACCGTTGTCGGCCAGGATGGAATTGACATCGATAAATGTGAAAAGATAGCAACCGATATCGGTGCCACTTTCAGGGTCAGATAA